The segment tttgactttattttaaaatgtacatctgattatagtttgttttttttgttatcaaaagatttttttaatatcaatgaACAAATGTCCAAGTTTATTTCTGTTCTACCAGAGGCTTGTCAGACAGCGAAGGTGAGCAAGATGGACCTAATAATATGGTCACCGTTCTCCAAAATGTCAAAGACAGGGGAGTGACAAAAAATGCTGTGAACGCGATAAGGTATATAAAtagcacatttttaaaatatttttaaaagtctatTCTGTAGCATTTTATGTCTCATgagatgatcttttcctttTAAGTTCTCTACTGCAACAGTTAAACCAGTTAGGTCGTACATTCTTATATTTCGTCactatttcttaaaaaaattaaattgcttCTAGTGTTCAATGcatattaatattattgttaattTTAGAGTGTGCATTGTATTCATTTGAAAAGAAGTTACTTGTGATATGTTTGTCCATGTAGACTTTACTTAATAGTCAGTCCATCAGATTGTGTGGTTAGCAGGAAAATGTTGTGGtcaaagaattaaaataaataaaatgaaaataaacaaatgaaaaaaatatcttcgtaaaaaaaaacttttattattattaatcttaCATAATGTTACTCAAACTCAACTAGTtgttaaatttagaaaaaatgcTCATGTTTGTTGTTTACTTAATTTAAATGCTATGTTTTTTGTGTACTTTACCTAAATAagtaaaatatgtcaatataCATGAAAGTCATCTATTGTTGTGTAAAATGACAATCGCTCACCATTCCCTCATTTCAAATTCTCTCTTGCacctcagttttttttttaatcatcatcatcatcatatatcccttgacttttgtcgtaggggtgctgtgacagttcatgtaaccaaatccctccacgtttcccagtcagcagctgttcttagcaggatagaGACCCTGGTCCATTCTTTGACGCTATCCAGCTggcttttctttttgaaaatatttcttgAACCTACAATTTTGTGAAAGTAGATACCATCTCATGCCATATCAAATTCTTTCTAACAGATGATGAATCAATATAATTTCTGATTTACTAATGTGTCTAATGGCTTTTATGGCTAAGTAAAATAATTCTGCTAGAAAGATATGTGACACTAGGTAGTTAATAAAAGTTAAACTTTATCTACATTATCTTTCgtttttattgaaacaattttgtcTAATAAAACACATGGACTTCAGTATATAAAACATTAgacttagaaataaaaaaatattttatttagaatCAATACATCTGACTGAAATGGAATAGATAATGATTTTTAATAACCCTGGTTAAGTGTTGCATATACTAGTGTGGATTTAGTTTGAATTTTCAGTTTTCACAAATTtctggtgttttttttcccacttataattttgacattttcaGATTAAAAGAAATAGGTCCCAGGCTGACTCTTCAGTTGGTTAAGATTGAGGAGGGCTTCGAAGCTGGAAACATCCTCTTTCATTCCCTCATAACCAAAACTCCAGAGGAACTGGAAGCCCTCAAACTAATGCGGAAAAGCAAAGAGTAAGTGTTGTCAAAATGTAGATTTGTCATGCCTGTCCATTAACAATAGCAACAGTTAGgctaaactgtttttttttttttttcattttaaatattattttcattaaacattaattaaaattgattgactacaaaaaaagatttgcaaatttttttattttatttttgttatcttGTTCTGATATCTAATGTTTTCATTGGTaggcttattttattttaactaatgATAGTAAAACAATAACACACCAAAATCACTGATATGTAAAAAAGTATAATACTAGTCTCTAgtagatattttaaatattaacagaTTAAAACCTATTATAGGTAATGATTCTCTTTgataaagttttattacttccaTTGTATTGGTAAAAAATTTGAATGTTGTGACTGGTCACTGTGCCTTTTCATGTTGTTTCTGACTGGTctgttattttttgttactttttagtTTAGTTGTCCTTTGACCCCCAACCAATCAGTTAAGAAATACGTTGACAGAGATGGTTGTAATTGTATGTGAAAAAGATTTGACCAAGGAATGTAGATCTATGCCTGAATTTGGCATAGCTGACCTTCAAAATGTGAAGGGCTGTTGTACTAaacttatgttttgtttttcattagaAAAGAAAAGTTGGCCAGGAAGCAGAAACAAGAggctaacataaaaaaaaagctagaagCCAAAGAGGAACACATCAAAAAATCCCTTGAGGgtatgaagaagaaaaaaaagctggAGGGTGAAACAGAGGAGACAGAAAAAGTCACCAACAGTGacaaagaaagtgtggctgatTCAGGTATTTTATGGagaaatttttttagaaattcttttattttatgtttagcTGTCCGACCCAGTAACTTAATTAAAAATTGGTGAATTACTTCAGTTCTTTCGTATACACATTTTctttaagttattttttaatcaCTAACTTGCTCTCTTATATGTGTAAAGTCCAGATTTCAAACAGTTTAAAATTTTTCCTCAGATGACGACACACATTATTACAAAGAGGAGGTTGGAGAGGCACCTGATCCAGGTAAGATGTCACAGCCAATGCTTTATTCTGTATGTTTGATTGTTTAAATTAACTTTCAAGAAATATGGTACCTGGacttttaaaaagcaacattgtcataaatttattttaaaaacatttacataGCTAACTTGACCACCCATGAATGTAATAAACTAGTATATATCTAGATAGTGTGTTATCTAGAAGGTGTCTAAACTAGATGAGGAAAGTTCTACATATTGCAACCCCCAAAAAAagtctccttttttttcccctttatataaatatgtttaattgCCCTACTGTGTGAATTGGGATATCTGAAGAGAGCCAAACAAATCAATACCAAGAACTTAActgtaaatatgtaaataatatgATGGCAGTTAAATTGAAGACTAGTAATTAGGCTTTCAGTGATTAGATTTACAGGGTTTATGAGATGAACATAATAGGGTAAATGATAGAATTAAAAATTTGtgtagataagttttttttaaattaaagcttTTTAAGTCTTGATAATTTTTGCTAAATATGTGCTTCTCTTAGCAGCCAAGATTTCCTCATTTTGAACCTTTTAAGTTTTCTAGTTTGAGGGTAGTCATGCCTGCACATACAGAGCAGTGACTGGATTTGACTTAGTGGTTCTTTGTAAATCTAATAACTTAAAAATGGTTGTCTATGATGTTGATTCTATTGAAATGAATGTAAGATCTAAAACTAAATGAATGAATTTTATTATTTGCTTGTATGCAGCTTTTGTGCATGTTTTTCATCTCATTGCTAGTATATGGTGAGCCAGTTGTTGAGTTGGTTAAGTGCTTGGGTCTTAGGAGGCCTGGATTCAAAGATGTGGATCTAACATTTGTTGAGGGATAATTAAAGTAGTCGGCCGTTGTGATGGGCACATGACAAAAAATCCATAAAACAAAAGTGAAATTTACATGATTTGTTGGTCTTCATGGACATgtaactctttaaaaaatatattaaaaaaataaggagatatatttagcaatatttttttttttcattttagaaatgtttacaCAATCAAGGAAACGTAAACAGAGCAGATCTGATGGCCCCACATCTGATGGCCCCACTGCTAAACAGCCCAAACACAACACCAGCTCAAAGGCCACACACAAAACCAAGTCTACCAATAATAAGCAATCAAAGTTTTCTCTAAAAATTCAACATAatagaagagagaaaaagaaaggttTTAGAGTTCAGAAGACGaagaaaattaataaaagataatgaaatgaattcagtgtgaactttattttattgtgttggattaaaaaaacaattttgctaCCAATAAATCATAATAATGACCTTGTTGACATTGTTCCTGTTTTGAGTGGGATGTTGGGTAGATCACCTCCACATTGTACAACAAAGTATTgtgtgtaaaaacaaaaatatctgtATATGGCCTAGAGCAGTATGTAGTTATAAGTTTTCAAAACCAAGTGACATTGTTTCCTATACTTCTCTCTATAAATGCTATATTAATAAATTTTAACTAGTCAACCAGCGGCATAGCATTcgtcgctattttgcagggccggccttaggccactacaacctatgcaaccgcagtgggcccagcactttcataggacctgctctaattctatgtgtataaattattaaattaaaccattttattatttaaaacagatttcccagACCCTCCTGTCGGTttacaaggagctcctggaaatctccagaaattgcaaaaaatacgaaaaagtccttaaaatatatggaaatatatagacgaaaattgtcattttatggtgtcattcaatatggaaaacgccaatcctacgcacgataaataaaaacggcattatgcataagCGTAATTGTGTCATCTGGTggaagaagcttctcgcgcctcaaactaatgaagaattacttgaggtcaacaaatcttctaaagatagattgaaatatttggtaattcttgctattgagcgtgatctatgtaggaaacagaattattataatatactgtatgacttggctacacgcaaggctcgtaaagcaATTATGTTCGTagtaaagaaataataaaatgcatagacgaatttattttctaatacaaactctttaaatttcacttattgtctgcttccctacccaaacttggccctgtgatgggtgaatacagagtagattatttCTTTTCCTCCCccgccctcttttttttcccgctAAAACTatgtggggtagaaataaaaaaggagtgatctttccatgacttgtCGGTCACAACGGTTAGGTCCAGCCCTGCTTTATTGTGTCTTGTGGATACTATTTGTTCTCcccccacatttttttttttactacgcagaaataagagagtgacctttcctttacttctcgtcctaactcttgagggaagaggagaattatatatatagattatatttacataaataaatatataagcatCATATATTTCCCTCTAATAATTTCAATACAattttgtcattaaaaaaaagtgctatGATACAGTGAATTGTTTCAATGTGATAGTCAATGGGAGGAAATATGGTC is part of the Biomphalaria glabrata chromosome 2, xgBioGlab47.1, whole genome shotgun sequence genome and harbors:
- the LOC106061281 gene encoding suppressor of SWI4 1 homolog isoform X2 codes for the protein MGKKKGKKGKAARNAQAGQTGNDKEEEIYLKAPHSFVFHRGHVGRTIKDLVLDVRKIMEPYTASSLRVRKKNVMKDFLTIAGPLHVTHFIVFTKTDIATYMKLICIPRGPTLTFKINEFSLSKDTLSYQKHPDVDSTLFVNHAVLVTNIPSDSMENKLMNVTFKNLFPSINPNTVKLNNMRRAVLVNYDPESKSVDIRHYSMKVVPTGVSKAVKKLMRTKLPDLGHHQDIADLFLDKGLSDSEGEQDGPNNMVTVLQNVKDRGVTKNAVNAIRLKEIGPRLTLQLVKIEEGFEAGNILFHSLITKTPEELEALKLMRKSKEKEKLARKQKQEANIKKKLEAKEEHIKKSLEGMKKKKKLEGETEETEKVTNSDKESVADSDDDTHYYKEEVGEAPDPEMFTQSRKRKQSRSDGPTSDGPTAKQPKHNTSSKATHKTKSTNNKQSKFSLKIQHNRREKKKGFRVQKTKKINKR